Proteins encoded within one genomic window of Brassica rapa cultivar Chiifu-401-42 chromosome A09, CAAS_Brap_v3.01, whole genome shotgun sequence:
- the LOC103847885 gene encoding uncharacterized protein LOC103847885 isoform X7 produces MKNNLKKKGKLLSIAKDCEVEVSIQEDGFRGSWYRAILEQNPTRVTGKKLRVSYKTMFNEDGVSPLKETIERSFIRPVPPECLNEGVVFKEGSVVDAYFNNGWWTGVIVVERPDGSFLVYFDDPPDIMRFIRSQLRPHADWIGSKWVKSKNKVLSQHMFTRGKLVEMTREISESEKEKIWVRALVITEVRKQGDDRRKFLIKRCTISQNSSDEAEGKHLIVDICKIRPSPPRDLCAEYSLNDYVEVVVTHGWRKGRVTEILLENKYKVYFAATKEDAVFNYTEIRLSMEWLGGGSWIRAHEREFENNAGTPIRPGQDSPSNTLATDEDDTLNDDATKIRSDQESPSITLVLESNEEDKVNDDATEITSSLERHRNTSVLEATEAETQNHETIYGKELPLPHESEDMMDDVATPIIDPQEIPRGETMSESNDKIALPKRISETGTKGVVLQRINKRSNLKLVGKVETLLGKEFKKLEDSFLAPVIKMGRKQKLMVFSRHLIHHLLLRRIDIGEKGLWFTFGEQLMRFSLREFHLTTGLPCVVDKDEDEAETSATKKKKKDPWMNKNQTLNTLLKLLVEKSKELTADQRLRLGATILVEGILMASNPVTSIPEERLLRARNFKEFCKYPWGNLAFDYLLKEVKSFTYAKLTENNQYAICGFIYALQLWALSSVNQLGTFFGISDDGIQFPLCLHWKETKALTIEEVNRFDQMEKVDVKCILGDPGLHSDLVEDVDCEFGRVVDLVKRGYRLKRQDWLNRSVDIAVAEAEVDENNSVPGIDATDQEKIEFLNNKVVSLEERVKYLEGLLNIRGETVKETEKSKETEAATKTKVNGQNADYELDENEVLGVYIDAKRKEIAKRKKNGVRPPREVGHQDEDDVEVEVNEEQPQEEEEQQQEDDTEDDVDDGDKESENPETNEGQTQEEEEQHQEDDAEVNEEQPQEEEEQQEEEDTEDDVDDGDKESENPETNEEQKQEEEEQQQEDDTEVNTDVDVGAKENGSENPVKGSKKRGRKVNISQCIRVYKMLFSIIYVTFFIVSSKLKDGEENEDAYEKPVKVTRKSERVTKVNISLCIMLYKMLFSIINVTFFIVSSKLKGGEVNEDASEKPMKGTRKSKRGTKGGEVNEDASEKPMKGTRKSKRGTKDGEENEYAYEKPVKVTRKSERVTKGKKKGVTPPREVQQQVEDHAETNEDGEGNEDASKKHVKFTKKNGRGNKEHNVGTPKSKKQKKQFEKDSADDVIGSVLEDLKNAD; encoded by the exons atgaaaaataatttgaagaaaaaaggaaaactttTGTCTATTGCCAAAGATTGTGAAGTAGAAGTATCTATTCAAGAAGATGGGTTCAGAGGTTCTTGGTATAGAGCTATCCTCGAGCAAAATCCGACGAGAGTAACAGGAAAAAAGCTTCGGGTTAGTTACAAAACTATGTTCAACGAAGATGGTGTAAGTCCTTTGAAGGAAACTATTGAAAGAAGTTTTATTCGGCCAGTCCCGCCAGAGTGTCTGAATGAGGGTGTCGTATTCAAGGAAGGGTCGGTGGTGGATGCTTATTTTAATAATGGTTGGTGGACTGGTGTTATCGTAGTTGAAAGGCCAGATGGTAGTTTtttggtttactttgatgatccACCAGACATAATGAGATTCATCAGAAGCCAACTGAGACCTCATGCTGATTGGATCGGCTCCAAATGGGTCAAAAGCAAAAACaag GTATTGAGTCAACACATGTTTACGAGAGGGAAGTTGGTGGAAATGACCCGTGAAATTAGTGAAAGTGAAAAGGAAAAAATTTGGGTCCGAGCATTGGTAATTACAGAAGTTCGGAAACAAGGAGATGATAGAAGAAAATTTCTGATCAAAAGATGTACAATCTCACAAAATTCGAGTGATGAAGCGGAAGGAAAACATTTAATAGTTGATATTTGCAAAATAAGGCCATCTCCTCCTCGAGATCTTTGTGCAGAGTACAGTCTGAACGACTATGTTGAAGTGGTTGTTACCCATGGGTGGCGCAAAGGTCGAGTGACGGAAATTCTCCTTGAAAACAAATACAAAGTGTATTTCGCTGCCACAAAAGAGGATGCGGTTTTTAATTATACTGAGATTAGGCTGTCAATGGAGTGGCTAGGTGGTGGTAGTTGGATTCGCGCACATGAG AGAGAATTTGAAAATAATGCTGGCACACCAATCAGACCCGGTCAAGATAGTCCTAGTAACACACTTGCCACCGATGAAGATGATACGTTGAATGATGATGCCACCAAAATCAGATCCGATCAAGAGAGCCCTAGTATCACACTTGTTTTAGAATCCAATGAAGAGGATAAGGTGAATGATGATGCCACAGAAATCACATCCTCTCTCGAGAGACACAGAAACACTTCTGTTTTAGAAGCCACTGAGGCTGAAACACAAAACCATGAAACCATATAT GGAAAGGAGTTACCATTACCTCATGAATCAGAAGATATGATGGATGATGTAGCCACTCCAATCATAGACCCTCAAGAGATTCCACGAG GTGAAACGATGAGTGAGTCTAATGACAAGATTGCTTTGCCAAAAAGAATCTCCGAAACTGGTACAAAAGGAGTCGTATTGCAAAGAATTAACAAGCGCTCCAATCTGAAGTTGGTTGGTAAAGTTGAAACCCTTTTGGGCAAAGAATTCAAGAAGCTTGAAGATTCATTCTTGGCTCCGGTAATTAAGATGGGAAGGAAGCAGAAGCTTATGGTGTTTTCAAGGCATTTGATTCATCACTTACTCTTAAGGAGAATTGATATAGGCGAGAAGGGTTTGTGGTTTACTTTTGGAGAACAACTAATGAGGTTTTCTCTAAGAGAATTCCACTTGACAACGGGTCTGCCTTGTGTtgttgataaagatgaagatgaagccgAGACTTCagcaacaaaaaagaagaagaaagatccaTGGATGAACAAGAATCAAACTCTAAACACCTTGCTTAAGCTTCTTGTCGAAAAGAGTAAAGAGCTTACTGCTGATCAGAGATTAAGATTGGGAGCTACAATCCTTGTGGAAGGGATATTGATGGCAAGCAATCCGGTGACAAGTATTCCAGAAGAGCGTCTGCTTAGAGCTAGAAATTTCAAAGAGTTTTGCAAGTATCCCTGGGGGAATTTGGCCTTTGATTATTTACTGAAAGAAGTGAAGAGCTTTACCTATGCAAAGCTGACGGAGAATAATCAATACGCGATTTGTGGCTTTATATATGCGCTTCAGCTCTGGGCGTTATCTTCTGTGAATCAACTAGGCACATTCTTTGGTATTAGCGATGATGGAATTCAGTTTCCCTTGTGCTTGCATTGGAAAGAAACCAAAGCGCTTACTATTGAGGAGGTTAACAGATTCGACCAAATGGAGAAG GTTGATGTCAAATGTATCCTTGGAGATCCCGGATTGCATAGCGACTTGGTTGAAGATGTTGACTGTGAATTTGGAAGAGTTGTTGATCTTGTCAAAAGAGGATATCGTTTGAAGAGACAAGATTGGCTCAATAGAAGTGTCGACATTGCCGTTGCTGAAGCTGAAGTGGACGAAAATAATTCTGTTCCTGGGATTGATGCAACTGATCAAGAAAAGATTGAATTCCTCAATAATAAGGTAGTGTCTCTTGAAGAAAGAGTGAAGTACCTTGAAGGTCTTTTGAACATTCGTGGAGAAACTGTGAAG GAAACTGAGAAGTCAAAAGAAACTGAAGCCGCCACAAAAACCAAG GTAAATGGACAGAATGCCGATTATGAACTTGACGAAAATGAAGTTTTAGGAGTTTATATAGATGCCAAAAGAAAGGAAATCGCTaag AGAAAGAAGAATGGTGTAAGACCTCCACGTGAAGTAGGACATCAAGATGAAGATGATGTAGAAGTCGAAGTCAATGAA gaacaaccacaagaagaagaggaacaacaacaagaagatgATACAGAAGACGATGTGGACGATGGTGATAAAGAGAGTGAAAATCCGGAAACCAATGAA GGACAGACACAAGAGGAAGAGGAACAACACCAAGAGGATGACGCAGAAGTCAATGAA gaacagccacaagaagaagaggaacaacaagaagaagaggatacAGAAGACGATGTGGACGACGGTGATAAAGAGAGTGAAAATCCGGAAACCAATGAA GAACAGAAACAAGAGGAAGAGGAGCAACAACAAGAGGATGACACAGAAGTCAATACAGATGTTGACGTCGGTGCTAAGGAAAATGGATCTGAAAACCCCGTGAAAGGTTCAAAGAAACGTGGAAGAAAGGTAAATATCTCTCAGtgtataagggtttataaaatgtTGTTTAGTATAATCtatgtaactttttttattgtgtcaTCAAAATTGAAGGATGGAGAAGAAAATGAGGATGCATATGAAAAGCCCGTGAAGGTTACAAGGAAAAGTGAAAGAGTAACTAAGGTAAATATCTCTCTGTGTATAATGCTTTATAAAATGCTGTTTAGTATAATCaatgtaactttttttattgtgtcaTCAAAATTGAAGGGTGGAGAAGTAAATGAGGATGCATCTGAAAAGCCCATGAAGGGTACAAGGAAAAGTAAAAGAGGAACTAAG GGTGGAGAAGTAAATGAGGATGCATCTGAAAAGCCCATGAAGGGTACAAGGAAAAGTAAAAGAGGAACTAAG GATGGAGAAGAAAATGAGTATGCATATGAAAAGCCCGTGAAGGTTACAAGGAAAAGTGAAAGAGTAACTAAG GGAAAGAAGAAAGGTGTAACACCCCCACGTGAAGTACAACAACAAGTAGAAGATCATGCAGAAACCAATGAA GATGGAGAAGGGAATGAGGATGCATCTAAAAAGCACGTGAAGTTTACAAAGAAGAATGGAAGAGGAAATAAG GAACACAATGTTGGCACCCCCAAatcgaaaaaacaaaagaaacaatttgAGAAAGATTCAGCTGATGATGTGATAGGAAGTGTTTTGGAAGATCTTAAAAATGCCGATTAG
- the LOC103847885 gene encoding uncharacterized protein LOC103847885 isoform X5, protein MKNNLKKKGKLLSIAKDCEVEVSIQEDGFRGSWYRAILEQNPTRVTGKKLRVSYKTMFNEDGVSPLKETIERSFIRPVPPECLNEGVVFKEGSVVDAYFNNGWWTGVIVVERPDGSFLVYFDDPPDIMRFIRSQLRPHADWIGSKWVKSKNKVLSQHMFTRGKLVEMTREISESEKEKIWVRALVITEVRKQGDDRRKFLIKRCTISQNSSDEAEGKHLIVDICKIRPSPPRDLCAEYSLNDYVEVVVTHGWRKGRVTEILLENKYKVYFAATKEDAVFNYTEIRLSMEWLGGGSWIRAHEREFENNAGTPIRPGQDSPSNTLATDEDDTLNDDATKIRSDQESPSITLVLESNEEDKVNDDATEITSSLERHRNTSVLEATEAETQNHETIYGKELPLPHESEDMMDDVATPIIDPQEIPRGETMSESNDKIALPKRISETGTKGVVLQRINKRSNLKLVGKVETLLGKEFKKLEDSFLAPVIKMGRKQKLMVFSRHLIHHLLLRRIDIGEKGLWFTFGEQLMRFSLREFHLTTGLPCVVDKDEDEAETSATKKKKKDPWMNKNQTLNTLLKLLVEKSKELTADQRLRLGATILVEGILMASNPVTSIPEERLLRARNFKEFCKYPWGNLAFDYLLKEVKSFTYAKLTENNQYAICGFIYALQLWALSSVNQLGTFFGISDDGIQFPLCLHWKETKALTIEEVNRFDQMEKVDVKCILGDPGLHSDLVEDVDCEFGRVVDLVKRGYRLKRQDWLNRSVDIAVAEAEVDENNSVPGIDATDQEKIEFLNNKVVSLEERVKYLEGLLNIRGETVKETEKSKETEAATKTKVNGQNADYELDENEVLGVYIDAKRKEIAKRKKNGVRPPREVGHQDEDDVEVEVNEEQPQEEEEQQQEDDTEDDVDDGDKESENPETNEGQTQEEEEQHQEDDAEVNEEQPQEEEEQQEEEDTEDDVDDGDKESENPETNEEQKQEEEEQQQEDDTEVNTDVDVGAKENGSENPVKGSKKRGRKVNISQCIRVYKMLFSIIYVTFFIVSSKLKDGEENEDAYEKPVKVTRKSERVTKVNISLCIMLYKMLFSIINVTFFIVSSKLKGGEVNEDASEKPMKGTRKSKRGTKGGEVNEDASEKPMKGTRKSKRGTKVNISLCIMLYKMLFSILYVTFFIVSSKLKDGEENEYAYEKPVKVTRKSERVTKGKKKGVTPPREVQQQVEDHAETNEDGEGNEDASKKHVKFTKKNGRGNKEHNVGTPKSKKQKKQFEKDSADDVIGSVLEDLKNAD, encoded by the exons atgaaaaataatttgaagaaaaaaggaaaactttTGTCTATTGCCAAAGATTGTGAAGTAGAAGTATCTATTCAAGAAGATGGGTTCAGAGGTTCTTGGTATAGAGCTATCCTCGAGCAAAATCCGACGAGAGTAACAGGAAAAAAGCTTCGGGTTAGTTACAAAACTATGTTCAACGAAGATGGTGTAAGTCCTTTGAAGGAAACTATTGAAAGAAGTTTTATTCGGCCAGTCCCGCCAGAGTGTCTGAATGAGGGTGTCGTATTCAAGGAAGGGTCGGTGGTGGATGCTTATTTTAATAATGGTTGGTGGACTGGTGTTATCGTAGTTGAAAGGCCAGATGGTAGTTTtttggtttactttgatgatccACCAGACATAATGAGATTCATCAGAAGCCAACTGAGACCTCATGCTGATTGGATCGGCTCCAAATGGGTCAAAAGCAAAAACaag GTATTGAGTCAACACATGTTTACGAGAGGGAAGTTGGTGGAAATGACCCGTGAAATTAGTGAAAGTGAAAAGGAAAAAATTTGGGTCCGAGCATTGGTAATTACAGAAGTTCGGAAACAAGGAGATGATAGAAGAAAATTTCTGATCAAAAGATGTACAATCTCACAAAATTCGAGTGATGAAGCGGAAGGAAAACATTTAATAGTTGATATTTGCAAAATAAGGCCATCTCCTCCTCGAGATCTTTGTGCAGAGTACAGTCTGAACGACTATGTTGAAGTGGTTGTTACCCATGGGTGGCGCAAAGGTCGAGTGACGGAAATTCTCCTTGAAAACAAATACAAAGTGTATTTCGCTGCCACAAAAGAGGATGCGGTTTTTAATTATACTGAGATTAGGCTGTCAATGGAGTGGCTAGGTGGTGGTAGTTGGATTCGCGCACATGAG AGAGAATTTGAAAATAATGCTGGCACACCAATCAGACCCGGTCAAGATAGTCCTAGTAACACACTTGCCACCGATGAAGATGATACGTTGAATGATGATGCCACCAAAATCAGATCCGATCAAGAGAGCCCTAGTATCACACTTGTTTTAGAATCCAATGAAGAGGATAAGGTGAATGATGATGCCACAGAAATCACATCCTCTCTCGAGAGACACAGAAACACTTCTGTTTTAGAAGCCACTGAGGCTGAAACACAAAACCATGAAACCATATAT GGAAAGGAGTTACCATTACCTCATGAATCAGAAGATATGATGGATGATGTAGCCACTCCAATCATAGACCCTCAAGAGATTCCACGAG GTGAAACGATGAGTGAGTCTAATGACAAGATTGCTTTGCCAAAAAGAATCTCCGAAACTGGTACAAAAGGAGTCGTATTGCAAAGAATTAACAAGCGCTCCAATCTGAAGTTGGTTGGTAAAGTTGAAACCCTTTTGGGCAAAGAATTCAAGAAGCTTGAAGATTCATTCTTGGCTCCGGTAATTAAGATGGGAAGGAAGCAGAAGCTTATGGTGTTTTCAAGGCATTTGATTCATCACTTACTCTTAAGGAGAATTGATATAGGCGAGAAGGGTTTGTGGTTTACTTTTGGAGAACAACTAATGAGGTTTTCTCTAAGAGAATTCCACTTGACAACGGGTCTGCCTTGTGTtgttgataaagatgaagatgaagccgAGACTTCagcaacaaaaaagaagaagaaagatccaTGGATGAACAAGAATCAAACTCTAAACACCTTGCTTAAGCTTCTTGTCGAAAAGAGTAAAGAGCTTACTGCTGATCAGAGATTAAGATTGGGAGCTACAATCCTTGTGGAAGGGATATTGATGGCAAGCAATCCGGTGACAAGTATTCCAGAAGAGCGTCTGCTTAGAGCTAGAAATTTCAAAGAGTTTTGCAAGTATCCCTGGGGGAATTTGGCCTTTGATTATTTACTGAAAGAAGTGAAGAGCTTTACCTATGCAAAGCTGACGGAGAATAATCAATACGCGATTTGTGGCTTTATATATGCGCTTCAGCTCTGGGCGTTATCTTCTGTGAATCAACTAGGCACATTCTTTGGTATTAGCGATGATGGAATTCAGTTTCCCTTGTGCTTGCATTGGAAAGAAACCAAAGCGCTTACTATTGAGGAGGTTAACAGATTCGACCAAATGGAGAAG GTTGATGTCAAATGTATCCTTGGAGATCCCGGATTGCATAGCGACTTGGTTGAAGATGTTGACTGTGAATTTGGAAGAGTTGTTGATCTTGTCAAAAGAGGATATCGTTTGAAGAGACAAGATTGGCTCAATAGAAGTGTCGACATTGCCGTTGCTGAAGCTGAAGTGGACGAAAATAATTCTGTTCCTGGGATTGATGCAACTGATCAAGAAAAGATTGAATTCCTCAATAATAAGGTAGTGTCTCTTGAAGAAAGAGTGAAGTACCTTGAAGGTCTTTTGAACATTCGTGGAGAAACTGTGAAG GAAACTGAGAAGTCAAAAGAAACTGAAGCCGCCACAAAAACCAAG GTAAATGGACAGAATGCCGATTATGAACTTGACGAAAATGAAGTTTTAGGAGTTTATATAGATGCCAAAAGAAAGGAAATCGCTaag AGAAAGAAGAATGGTGTAAGACCTCCACGTGAAGTAGGACATCAAGATGAAGATGATGTAGAAGTCGAAGTCAATGAA gaacaaccacaagaagaagaggaacaacaacaagaagatgATACAGAAGACGATGTGGACGATGGTGATAAAGAGAGTGAAAATCCGGAAACCAATGAA GGACAGACACAAGAGGAAGAGGAACAACACCAAGAGGATGACGCAGAAGTCAATGAA gaacagccacaagaagaagaggaacaacaagaagaagaggatacAGAAGACGATGTGGACGACGGTGATAAAGAGAGTGAAAATCCGGAAACCAATGAA GAACAGAAACAAGAGGAAGAGGAGCAACAACAAGAGGATGACACAGAAGTCAATACAGATGTTGACGTCGGTGCTAAGGAAAATGGATCTGAAAACCCCGTGAAAGGTTCAAAGAAACGTGGAAGAAAGGTAAATATCTCTCAGtgtataagggtttataaaatgtTGTTTAGTATAATCtatgtaactttttttattgtgtcaTCAAAATTGAAGGATGGAGAAGAAAATGAGGATGCATATGAAAAGCCCGTGAAGGTTACAAGGAAAAGTGAAAGAGTAACTAAGGTAAATATCTCTCTGTGTATAATGCTTTATAAAATGCTGTTTAGTATAATCaatgtaactttttttattgtgtcaTCAAAATTGAAGGGTGGAGAAGTAAATGAGGATGCATCTGAAAAGCCCATGAAGGGTACAAGGAAAAGTAAAAGAGGAACTAAG GGTGGAGAAGTAAATGAGGATGCATCTGAAAAGCCCATGAAGGGTACAAGGAAAAGTAAAAGAGGAACTAAGGTGAATATCTCTCTGTGTATAATGCTTTATAAAATGTTGTTTAGTATACTCtatgtaactttttttattgtgtcaTCAAAATTGAAGGATGGAGAAGAAAATGAGTATGCATATGAAAAGCCCGTGAAGGTTACAAGGAAAAGTGAAAGAGTAACTAAG GGAAAGAAGAAAGGTGTAACACCCCCACGTGAAGTACAACAACAAGTAGAAGATCATGCAGAAACCAATGAA GATGGAGAAGGGAATGAGGATGCATCTAAAAAGCACGTGAAGTTTACAAAGAAGAATGGAAGAGGAAATAAG GAACACAATGTTGGCACCCCCAAatcgaaaaaacaaaagaaacaatttgAGAAAGATTCAGCTGATGATGTGATAGGAAGTGTTTTGGAAGATCTTAAAAATGCCGATTAG